The following coding sequences are from one Xiphias gladius isolate SHS-SW01 ecotype Sanya breed wild chromosome 14, ASM1685928v1, whole genome shotgun sequence window:
- the LOC120798791 gene encoding alpha-amylase yields the protein MKLFVLVSLFGLGLAQHNPHTKHGRTAIVHLFEWRWADIAAECERFLGPNGFGGVQISPPNEHIVLNNPWRPWWQRYQPISYNLCSRSGSESELRDMITRCNNVGVNIYVDAVINHMCGAGGGEGTHSSCGSWFNAGRKDFPSVPYTHWDFNDNKCRTGSGNIENYGDANQVRDCRLVGLLDLALEKDYVRGKVADFMNKLIDMGVAGFRVDACKHMWPGDLAAIYGRLHNLNTKWFPGGSRPFIFQEVIDLGGEPITSREYFHLGRVTEFKYGAKLGTVFRKWNGEKLSYTKNWGEGWGFMPNGDALVFVDNHDNQRGHGAGGASIVTFWDSRLYKMAVGYMLAHPYGVTRVMSSFRWNRHIVNGKDQNDWMGPPSHGDGSTKSVPINADQTCGDGWVCEHRWRQIKNMVIFRNVVNGQPHSNWWDNNSNQVAFGRGNRGFIVFNNDDWDLDVTLNTGMPGGTYCDVISGQKEGNRCTGKQIHVGGDGRAHFRISNRDEDPFVAIHAESKM from the exons ATGAAGTTGTTCGTTCTGGTGTCTCTATTCGGGCTCGGACTCGCCCAGCACAACCCTCACACCAAGCATGGAAGGACAGCCATCGTCCACCTGTTTGAGTGGCGCTGGGCCGACATCGCTGCAGAGTGCGAGCGCTTCTTGGGTCCCAATGGCTTTGGTGGAGTTCAG ATCTCTCCTCCAAATGAACACATAGTGCTGAACAATCCCTGGAGGCCCTGGTGGCAGCGATACCAGCCAATCAGCTACAACCTGTGCTCCAGATCTGGCAGTGAGAGCGAGTTGAGAGACATGATCACCAGATGCAACAACGTTGGG GTCAACATCTATGTGGACGCTGTCATCAACCACATGTGTGGAGCCGGGGGTGGAGAGGGAACCCACTCTTCATGTGGAAGCTGGTTCAACGCCGGCAGAAAGGACTTCCCCAGTGTCCCCTATACCCACTGGGACTTCAACGACAACAAATGCAGGACTGGAAGTGGCAATATTGAGAACTATGGCGATGCCAATCAG GTACGTGACTGTCGCCTGGTTGGTCTGTTGGACCTCGCCCTGGAGAAGGATTACGTTAGGGGCAAGGTGGCCGACTTCATGAACAAGCTGATCGATATGGGTGTGGCCGGATTCAGAGTGGACGCCTGCAAGCACATGTGGCCTGGTGACCTGGCTGCCATCTATGGTCGTCTGCATAACCTCAACACCAAGTGGTTCCCTGGTGGCTCCAGACCCTTCATCTTCCAGGAG GTTATTGATCTGGGAGGTGAGCCCATTACATCCAGAGAGTACTTCCATCTGGGAAGGGTAACCGAGTTCAAATATGGTGCCAAACTGGGAACTGTCTTCAGAAAATGGAACGGCGAGAAGCTGTCTTACACaaa GAACTGGGGAGAGGGTTGGGGTTTCATGCCCAATGGCGATGCGCTTGTCTTCGTTGACAACCATGACAACCAGAGGGGCCATGGTGCTGGTGGTGCATCCATTGTTACCTTCTGGGACTCCAGGCTCTACAAGATGGCTGTTGGCTACATGCTGGCCCACCCTTATGGAGTAACCAGGGTGATGTCTAGCTTCCGCTGGAACCGCCACATTGTGAATGGAAAG GATCAAAATGACTGGATGGGCCCTCCCAGCCATGGTGATGGATCCACCAAGTCTGTTCCCATCAACGCTGACCAGACTTGTGGAGACGGATGGGTGTGCGAGCACAGATGGCGCCAGATCAA GAACATGGTCATTTTCCGTAACGTGGTCAATGGACAGCCTCACTCCAACTGGTGGGACAACAATAGCAACCAGGTTGCCTTTGGACGTGGTAATCGTGGTTTCATCGTCTTTAACAATGATGACTG GGACCTGGATGTGACCCTGAACACCGGCATGCCCGGTGGCACCTACTGTGATGTCATTTCTGGCCAGAAGGAAGGAAACAGATGCACTGGGAAGCAGATCCATGTGGGCGGCGATGGCCGTGCCCACTTCAGGATCAGCAACAGAGATGAGGACCCCTTCGTTGCTATTCATGCCGAATCCAAAATGTAA
- the LOC120798792 gene encoding alpha-amylase-like yields the protein MRLFVLVALFGLGLAQHNPHTKHGRTAIVHLFEWRWADIAAECERFLGPNGFGGVQISPPNEHIALNNPWRPWWQRYQPISYNLCSRSGSESELRDMITRCNNVGVNIYVDAVINHMCGAGGGEGNHSSCGSWFSAGNSSFPSIPYTHWDFNDNKCRTGSGNIENYGDYYQVRDCRLVGLLDLALEKDYVRGKVADYMNKLIDMGVAGFRVDACKHMWPGDLAAIYGRLHNLNTKWFPGCSRPFIFQEVIDLGGESIKSREYFHLGRVTEFKYGAKLGTVFRKWNGEKLSYTSNWGEGWGFMPNGDALVFVDNHDNQRGHGAGGASIVTFWDSRLYKMAVGYMLAHPYGATRVMSSYRWNRHIVNGKDQNDWMGPPSHGDGSTKSVPINADQTCGDGWVCEHRWRQIKNMVIFRNVVNGQPHSNWWDNNSNQVAFGRGNRGFIVFNNDDWDLDVTLNTGMPNGTYCDVISGQKEGNKCAGKQIQVGGDGRAHFRISNRDEDPFVAIHAESKL from the exons ATGAGGTTGTTCGTTCTGGTGGCTCTGTTCGGGCTCGGACTCGCCCAGCACAACCCTCACACCAAGCATGGAAGGACAGCCATCGTCCACCTGTTTGAGTGGCGCTGGGCCGACATCGCTGCAGAGTGCGAGCGCTTCTTGGGTCCCAATGGCTTTGGTGGAGTTCAG ATCTCTCCTCCAAATGAGCACATTGCGCTGAACAATCCCTGGAGGCCGTGGTGGCAGAGATACCAGCCAATCAGCTACAACCTGTGCTCCAGATCTGGCAGTGAGAGCGAGCTGAGAGACATGATCACCAGATGCAACAACGTCGGG GTCAACATCTATGTGGATGCTGTCATAAACCACATGTGTGGAGCCGGGGGTGGAGAGGGAAACCACTCTTCATGTGGAAGCTGGTTCAGCGCCGGCAACAGTAGCTTCCCCAGCATCCCCTATACCCACTGGGACTTCAACGACAACAAATGCAGGACTGGAAGTGGCAATATTGAGAACTATGGCGATTACTATCAG GTACGTGACTGTCGTCTGGTTGGTCTGTTGGACCTCGCCCTGGAGAAGGATTACGTTAGGGGCAAGGTGGCCGACTACATGAACAAGCTGATTGATATGGGTGTGGCTGGATTCAGAGTGGACGCCTGCAAGCACATGTGGCCTGGTGACCTGGCTGCCATCTACGGTCGTCTGCATAACCTCAACACCAAGTGGTTCCCTGGTTGCTCCAGACCCTTCATCTTCCAGGag GTTATTGATCTGGGAGGTGAGTCCATTAAATCCAGAGAGTACTTCCATCTGGGAAGGGTAACCGAGTTCAAATATGGTGCCAAACTGGGAACTGTCTTCAGAAAATGGAACGGCGAGAAGCTGTCTTACACTAG CAACTGGGGAGAGGGTTGGGGTTTCATGCCCAATGGCGATGCGCTTGTCTTCGTTGACAACCATGACAACCAGAGGGGCCACGGTGCTGGTGGTGCATCCATTGTTACCTTCTGGGACTCCAGGCTCTACAAGATGGCTGTTGGCTACATGCTGGCCCACCCTTATGGAGCAACCAGGGTGATGTCTAGCTACCGCTGGAACCGCCACATTGTGAATGGAAAG GATCAAAATGACTGGATGGGCCCTCCCAGCCATGGTGATGGATCCACCAAGTCTGTTCCCATCAACGCTGACCAGACTTGTGGAGACGGATGGGTGTGCGAGCACAGATGGCGCCAGATCAA GAACATGGTCATTTTCCGTAACGTGGTCAATGGACAGCCTCACTCCAACTGGTGGGACAACAATAGCAACCAGGTCGCCTTTGGACGTGGTAATCGTGGTTTCATCGTCTTTAACAATGATGACTG GGACCTGGATGTGACCCTGAACACCGGCATGCCCAATGGCACCTACTGTGACGTCATCTCTGGCCAGAAGGAAGGAAACAAATGCGCTGGGAAGCAGATCCAAGTTGGAGGTGATGGCCGTGCCCACTTCAGGATCAGCAACAGAGATGAGGACCCCTTCGTTGCTATTCATGCCGAATCCAAGCTATAA